In Harmonia axyridis chromosome 6, icHarAxyr1.1, whole genome shotgun sequence, a single window of DNA contains:
- the LOC123683305 gene encoding protamine-like codes for MSQNSCSKSDSSQTSLFIPSKTCDKKKRKKKKCKKGKITNNPFFNFLRLFRCKHRDWPVPKIAVEGAKCWCAMTEAEKKRFYRQAHRAFIRSMRRAHGGKVKFGRRCSSVGKRRKTRRAGSCPNKRRNKSIAIKKSQSNSC; via the coding sequence ATGTCGCAAAATAGCTGTTCAAAATCGGATTCTTCCCAGACCTCCTTGTTTATACCGAGTAAGACATGCGacaagaagaagaggaagaaaaaGAAGTGTAAGAAGGGGAAAATCACCAATAATCCGTTCTTCAATTTCTTGCGCTTGTTCAGGTGCAAACATCGCGATTGGCCAGTGCCCAAAATAGCAGTTGAGGGAGCCAAGTGCTGGTGTGCTATGACAGAAGCTGAAAAAAAGAGGTTTTACAGGCAGGCTCACAGGGCTTTCATTAGAAGTATGAGGAGAGCTCATGGTGGAAAAGTCAAGTTTGGTAGAAGGTGTTCCAGTGttggaaaaagaagaaaaactaGGAGAGCGGGTAGTTGCCCGAACAAACGCAGGAATAAGAGTATCGCCATTAAAAAGTCACAATCGAATAGCTGTTAA